In one window of Vanrija pseudolonga chromosome 5, complete sequence DNA:
- the REX4 gene encoding RNA exonuclease 4 encodes MSKTAPASSNWESLKKKINTSSEPKSKGANGSAPPKKRKNKGFGGIGHFAKQLESEPSKEAGPSRTQTAPEPKAEVIFLPAPSDKPLLQELRTMVAGQSVLNEAKKAPGNYIAVDCEMVGLGHLGSESALARVSLVNYHGHVLLDTFVQPRERVTDWRTWVSGVRETDIQDAPPFEEVQKKVAELVEGRILIGHAIENDMKALLLSHPNPFVRDTQKCKQLREAAKTKRPGLKKLVELELGLKIQAGSHSSVTDARATMALYRLHKPEWEASLRKVMEAYREKTGMEPLAKGKRKRGADDGEDDDEDEQDGKKKKTPQQFPGGGRKGISSGLSVVVRRFGKKVEGDQPKRRGPAEAPKAKAAGNWWEEAA; translated from the exons ATGAGCAAG ACCGCGCCAGCAAGCAGCAACTGGGAGTCGCTCAAGAAG AAGATCAACACTTCCAGCGAGCCCAAGAGCAAGGGCGCCAATGGCTCAGCGCCTCCAAAGAAGCGCAAGAACAAGGGATTCGGCGGCATCGGGCACTTTGCCAAGCAGCTAGAGTCAGAGCCGAG CAAGGAAGCCGGGCCCTCGCGCACCCAGACCGCGCCTGAGCCCAAGGCTGAGGTCATCTTCCTCCCCGCGCCGTCAGACAAGCCGCTCCTGCAGGAGCTGAGGACGATGGTTGCCGGCCAGTCGGTGCTCAAcgaggcgaagaaggc CCCGGGCAACTACATTGCGGTCGATTGCGAGATGGTGGGCCTGGGCCACCTGGGCTCCGAGTCGGCCCTTGCGCGTGTCTCGCTGGTCAACTACCACGGCCACGTCCTGCTCGACACATTCGTGCagccgcgcgagcgggtcACCGACTGGCGGACGTGGGTGTCGGGCGTGCGCGAGACGGACATCCAGGACGCGCCGCCTTTCGAGGAGGTGCAGAAGAAGGTCGCTGAGCTGGTTGAGGGGCGGATCCTCATCGGCCATGCTATCGAGAACGATATGAAG GCACTGCTACTCAGCCATCCCAACCCCTTTGTTCGCGACACGCAGAAGTGCAAGCAGCTGAGAGAGGCCGCCAAGACCAAGAGACCAGGTCTGaagaagctcgtcgagctggagctgggGCTCAAGATCCAGGCGGGGTCGCATAGTTCG GTCACCGACGCCCGCGCAACAATGGCCCTGTACAGGCTGCACAAGCCCGAGTGGGAAGCCTCCCTCCGCAAGGTGATGGAGGCGTACCGCGAAAAGACGGGCATGGAGCCTCtggccaagggcaagcggaagcgcggtgccgacgacggtgaggacgacgacgaagatgaGCAAgacggcaagaagaagaagacgccGCAGCAGTTCCCCGGCGGAGGGCGCAAGGGCATCTCGTCGGGCCTCAgtgtcgtcgtgcgccggttcggcaagaaggtcgagggcgaccagCCCAAGCGGCGTGGGCCGGCAGAggcgcccaaggccaaggcagCCGGCAACtggtgggaggaggcggcgtaa
- the CPC735_015490 gene encoding Putative dipeptidase produces the protein MSEQQPLLPSAATTTPATTSSLRKRRIITVVAPLVLVAATVFVVLFGERRPKEPLALANYYLKTSPVIDGHIDLPILARSLVGNDINKLDLRSRAPGHVDIPRIREGQLGGFFWSVYTDCHAEQDGPDFLNPSYHVRDTLEQIDVALNLIDKYDDTFRFVKTADEAVAAIKAGRVASFLGIEGAHQLGNSLAVLRQYYTLGVRYATLTHSCNNAFADSGGFITPVNETWGGLSTFGQDLIKEMNRLGMLIDLSHVSDKTAEQAIELSRAPVMWSHSAARGLNNISRNVPDELLSKIGQGRKQLDGVVMVNFYPAFASKTPAEVDVAYIADEIEYIAGKTGRAHVGIGSDYDGIESVPKGLEDVSKYPHLFAELIRRGWSKHDLAGLAGGNIIRVLRGAEEVAHKLRKRAPSMAKYSKRHDLDPRPLP, from the exons AtgagcgagcagcagcccctcctcccctcggctgcgacgacgacgcctgccacgacctcgtcgttgCGCAAACGGCGTATCATcacggtcgtcgcgccgctcgtgctcgtcgccgccaccgtctttgtcgtcctcttcggcgagcggcggcccAAGGAGCCGCTCGCACTGGCAAACTACTACCTGAAGAC ctcgcccgtGATCGACGGACACATTGACCTGCCGATCCTCGCGCGCTCCCTCGTCGGCAACGACATCAACAAGCTCGACCTGCGCTCCCGCGCCCCGGGGCACGTCGACATCCCGCGTATCCGTGAaggccagctcggcggcttCTTCTGGTCCGTGTACACCGACTGCCATGCCGAGCAGGATGGCCCCGACTTCCTCAACCCGTCGTACCATGTGCGCGACACGCTTGAGCAGATCGACGTCGCCCTCAACCTTATCGACAAGTACGACGACACGTTCCGCTTCGTCAAGACGGCCGACGAAGCCGTCGCGGCTATCAAGGCTGGCCGCGTCGCTTCGTTCCTCGGTATCGAGGGCGCGCACCAGCTCGGcaactcgctcgccgtcctccgccAGTACTACACCCTCGGCGTGCGCTATGCCACGCTGACGCACTCGTGCAACAACGCGTTTGCCGACTCGGGTGGCTTCATCACCCCCGTTAACGAGACCTGGGGCGGGCTGTCGACCTTTGGCCAAGACCTTATCAAGGAGATGAACCGCCTCGGCATGCTCATCGACCTCAGCCACGTGTCTGACAAGACGGCCGAGCAGGCCATTGAGctgtcgcgcgcgcctgtGATGTGGAGCCACTCGGCTGCGCGCGGGCTTAACAACATCTCGCGCAACGtgcccgacgagctgctctcCAAGATTGGCCAGGGTcgcaagcagctcgacggcgtggtcATGGTCAA CTTCTACCCTGCATTCGCGTCCAAGacccccgccgaggtggacgtcGCATACATTGCAGACGAGATCGAGTACATTGCGGGCAAGACTGGCCGTGCACA cgtcggcatcggctcGGACTACGACGGCATCGAGTCGGTCcccaagggcctcgaggacgtcTCCAAGTACCCCCACCTCTTTGCCGAGCTCATCCGCCGCGGCTGGTCAAAGCACGATCTTGCGGGCCTTGCGGGCGGCAACATCATCCGAGTCCTCCGCGGTGCAGAGGAGGTCGCGCACAAGCTCCGCAAGCGCGCCCCGAGCATGGCAAAGTACTCGAAGCGCCACGATCTCGACCCACGCCCCCTCCCTTAG
- the TPES gene encoding Tropinesterase, translating to MATVQISTNGVGVALHARISVPGNALAQAIDPKLPTILFCHPTWLDSFFFYPQIEDPLFSQHYNLVAFDLRGHGGTQVSGRDEAYSVDTAAQDVAAGLDALGVKDVHVVGAGFGSLVAAALAAARPALVQGLVLIALPPARDSEETALAFRECEESLVQAVAKRDLELLDMITTATFEYDAGALPRAVLEIRDEYVALARAHFATATEQEAADAAWYIWHPVRARAPPSAETLGRIKAPVLLLQGVGTTDSFAEDAENWCTEFNFAQVSQGHSARANVTLIQHVDHYMTLTSPNIVNPVIAKFIGTPLSAGLPPLPSPGIHITGRSGKARRPSTPRGLTFDIPPPPRVIPGMRTIGDELDRLAVDTIVTGVSD from the exons atggccactGTCCAGATCAGCAccaacggcgtcggcgtggcgctgcACGCCCGCATCAGCGTGCCGGGGAatgcgctcgcgcaggccatTGACCCCAAGCTCCCGACCATCCTCTTCTGCCATCCGACCTGGCTCGACTCGTTCTTCTT CTACCCCCAGATCGAGGACCCCCTCTTCTCGCAGCACTACAACCTCGTCGCGTTCGACCTccgcgggcacggcggcacGCAGGTGTcgggccgcgacgaggcgtactcggtcgacacggcggcgcaggaCGTGGCGGCAGGTTTG GACGCCCTCGGAGTCAAGgacgtccatgtcgtcggcgcaggcttcggctcgctcgtggccgccgcgctcgctgccgcaCGGCCAGCGCTCGTGCAGGGGCTGGTGCTGATCGCGCTCCCGCCGGCACGTGACAGCGAGGAGACGGCACTGGCGTTCCGCGAGTGTGAAGAG TCGCTCGTCCAAGCGGTTGCgaagcgcgacctcgagcttctcgacaTGATCACGACCGCGACGTTTGAATACGACGCTGGCGCGCTCCCCCGTGCCGTCCTCGAAATCCGTGACGAgtacgtcgcgctcgcgcgcgcacactTCGCCACCGCGACCGAGCAAGAGGCCGCCGATGCAGCGTGGTACATCTGGCACCCggtgcgtgcgcgtgctcccccgagcgccgagacgctAGGGCGTATCAAGGCGCCAGTGCTTCTTCTCCAG GGCGTCGGCACCACCGACTCGTTCGctgaggacgccgagaactGGTGCACAGAGTTCAACTTTGCCCAAGTTAGCCAGGGgcacagcgcgcgcgccaacgTCACGCTCATCCAGCATGTCGACCACTACATGACGCTCACGAGTCCGAACAT TGTCAACCCTGTGATCGCAAAGTTCATCGGCACACCTCTGAGCGCCGGCCTGCCCCCTCTCCCGAGCCCGGGCATCCACATCACCGGGCGCTCGGGcaaggcgcggcggccgagcacgccgcgcgggctGACGTTTGAcatcccgccgccgccgcgcgtgaTCCCTGGCATGCGGACGATcggggacgagctcgaccggcTGGCAGTCGACACGATCGTGACGGGCGTGTCGGACTAG